The following proteins are encoded in a genomic region of Mycolicibacterium confluentis:
- a CDS encoding NAD(P)H-dependent amine dehydrogenase family protein has protein sequence MQWTTGNVGKSSVAAIAKNPTLDLIGCYAWSPDKVGRDVGELADIEPLGVTATNDIDELLARKPDVVVYNPMWIDVDELVRILEAGVNVVATASFITGHNQGDGRERIEQACQRGGSSMFGSGISPGYVNQLSIVAAGICDRVECITVNEAADTTFYDSPATEKPVGFGQPIDSPDLQAMTAHGTGVFGEAVRMVADALGLELDEVRCDAEYAQTTEDLDLGSWTIPAGCVAGVYASWKGIVAGQTRVEINVRWRKGQTLEPDWQIEQDGWVIEVAGRPTVTMKVGFLPPPDFEATTLEEFMVLGHIMTATPPLNAIPAVVAAPPGIVTYTDLPLILPRGVVAG, from the coding sequence GTGCAGTGGACCACCGGCAATGTCGGCAAGAGTTCCGTCGCGGCGATCGCCAAGAATCCGACCCTCGACCTGATCGGCTGCTACGCCTGGTCCCCCGACAAAGTGGGCCGCGACGTCGGTGAACTCGCGGACATCGAACCGCTGGGCGTCACCGCGACCAACGACATCGATGAACTGCTGGCGCGCAAGCCCGACGTCGTCGTCTACAACCCGATGTGGATCGACGTCGATGAACTGGTTCGCATCCTCGAGGCCGGCGTCAACGTCGTGGCCACGGCCTCGTTCATCACGGGCCACAACCAGGGCGACGGCCGCGAGCGGATCGAGCAGGCCTGTCAGCGCGGCGGGTCCAGCATGTTCGGGTCCGGTATCAGCCCCGGCTACGTCAACCAGCTGTCGATCGTGGCGGCGGGCATCTGCGACCGGGTCGAATGCATCACCGTCAACGAGGCCGCCGACACCACGTTCTACGACTCCCCGGCGACCGAGAAGCCCGTCGGCTTCGGACAGCCCATCGACAGTCCCGACCTGCAGGCCATGACCGCTCACGGCACCGGCGTGTTCGGCGAGGCCGTCCGGATGGTCGCCGACGCGCTGGGCCTCGAACTCGACGAGGTGCGCTGCGACGCTGAGTACGCGCAGACGACTGAGGACCTCGACCTCGGCTCCTGGACCATCCCGGCGGGATGCGTGGCCGGTGTCTACGCCAGTTGGAAGGGCATCGTCGCCGGTCAGACCCGCGTCGAGATCAACGTCCGCTGGCGCAAGGGCCAGACCCTGGAACCGGACTGGCAGATCGAGCAGGACGGCTGGGTCATCGAGGTGGCCGGTCGGCCCACGGTGACCATGAAGGTCGGATTCCTGCCGCCGCCGGACTTCGAGGCCACCACGCTCGAGGAGTTCATGGTGCTCGGGCACATCATGACCGCGACTCCGCCGCTGAACGCCATCCCGGCCGTCGTGGCAGCACCGCCGGGCATCGTGACGTACACCGATCTGCCGCTGATCCTGCCGCGAGGGGTCGTCGCGGGCTGA
- a CDS encoding S1C family serine protease, protein MAVIRRTSRAALCVLSALLLALVAPLTQPGAATAAPLDAGAVIAQVEQSLVQITTMNDFQGIIGNGTGIVLSPEGDVLTNHHVVQGANSIRATLATGQVFDADVLGYDRDDDVALLRLRGAGGLATAPLGDSNTVALGEPVITLGNANGTGAPLTHEQGSVTALAKTISAEDELTGSSHSLRGLIESSTNLRSGDSGGALVNSAGQVVGMNAAATINFRLDGESEPGGQGYAIPINRALDIANQIRSGAGSAEVHIGPSAMLGIGIDANGRSRSGGLPIRSLLRGGPADLAGLRAGDTIMSIDGVPIRSANDLTDLLDQRYPGNVIDVNWIDRSGTPFNGKVTLTAGPVS, encoded by the coding sequence ATGGCTGTGATCCGACGAACCTCCCGGGCGGCGCTGTGCGTGCTCTCCGCACTGCTGCTTGCCCTGGTTGCGCCGCTGACGCAGCCGGGTGCCGCGACCGCCGCGCCGCTGGACGCCGGGGCCGTGATCGCGCAGGTCGAACAGAGCCTGGTGCAGATCACGACGATGAACGACTTCCAGGGCATCATCGGCAACGGCACCGGGATCGTGCTGTCCCCCGAGGGCGACGTGCTGACCAACCATCACGTGGTGCAGGGCGCCAACAGCATCCGAGCGACGCTGGCCACGGGTCAGGTGTTCGACGCCGACGTCCTGGGTTACGACCGCGACGACGACGTCGCGCTGCTGCGTCTGCGCGGTGCGGGCGGGTTGGCGACGGCACCGCTGGGCGACTCCAACACGGTGGCCCTCGGCGAACCGGTCATCACCCTCGGCAACGCCAACGGCACCGGCGCCCCGCTGACCCACGAGCAGGGCTCGGTGACGGCACTCGCGAAGACCATCAGCGCTGAGGATGAACTGACCGGAAGCTCGCACTCACTCCGCGGCCTGATCGAGTCGTCGACCAACCTCCGCTCGGGTGACTCGGGCGGTGCACTGGTCAACAGCGCCGGCCAGGTCGTCGGCATGAACGCCGCGGCGACGATCAACTTCCGCCTCGACGGTGAGTCCGAACCGGGCGGTCAGGGCTATGCGATCCCGATCAACCGGGCGCTGGACATCGCCAACCAGATCCGTTCCGGTGCCGGTTCGGCCGAGGTGCACATCGGCCCGTCGGCCATGCTCGGCATCGGAATCGACGCCAACGGTCGCAGCCGTTCCGGCGGTCTTCCGATCCGGTCGCTGCTGCGCGGGGGTCCGGCGGATCTCGCGGGACTGCGGGCCGGCGACACCATCATGAGCATCGACGGTGTGCCCATCAGGTCCGCCAACGACCTCACCGACCTTCTCGATCAGCGCTACCCGGGCAACGTCATCGACGTGAACTGGATCGACCGCTCGGGCACGCCGTTCAACGGCAAGGTCACGTTGACGGCGGGCCCGGTCAGCTAG